The stretch of DNA TCTTCTGGATGAACCCACATTTGGCGGAACATTTTTTCCGCATCCGCAGTGAAGACGTACTGCGGCATCCGGAAATTCAACACGGTGGATAGCAGTGGTGGCTGGACCGTGGGACCAGTGTGAAGGACGTCGTTGAGGGAAAGAGCACCGGTTCCCTTGCAGCTAGCATCGTAGACAATTCGAGTTTTTGTTGTACTGCTTTCCGGACGATGAACAGCATGGTGGGGAAGGAAATATTGTGGGCCCGCGTCGCGTGAACCAACTTCCATGTGCCCTAATCGTTCGTACTCGTCCATGAATTTTACGTAGGCGTCTTGCAGATCCTTGTCCCGAACAAACCGCTTCTCCATAAGCAGCAAACGTCGAACTGCTTGGTCGAAGGCGTCACCCAACAGGGGAGCCATCGATTCCCGGAAGGGCAAGCGAACAATGTATCGTCCATCAGTATCGCGTGACACGGTTTGCAGAAAGTGGTTTTCGACATCCTGTTCAGCTGGGGTGAGAGACTTGCCAACGTCAAAGTTCTCTACTTCCCACATCTTCTCGAGTTGAACGTTTATATCAGCTTCAGTGGCCACATGGCATGCCACCGTCTTGACCATGTTTGTTGAATACTTGCCGCATACGACGTAACCAAGCAAAGTTTTCTGCAACGTAGGATAATTATCAGCCAAAATCATTTGATGGGATTCTATCAGCATGAAGAAAAGTTCGGCCCCAACAATCAAATCCACTCCATGGCTAATATTGAACTTTGGGTCCGCCAATGGTAAATTTCGTGGAATGTTCCACCGCGAGATATCAACATGGCAACTAGGAAGACTCACAGTTAGTTTCGGGAGCACTAAACAATCTATATCCTGTACGAATTTTCCGAATCGAGAAGCGAGAGCAACCTGCACACTATAACGTACACTGACTGTTGCTTGACCAATTCCGCTTACGGGTATATTGATGCGAGTGCGTTTCAATCCCAACTTCTGACATAATGACTCCGATATGAAGTTGGATTGCGACCCACTGTCGAGCAAGGCTCTGGCATAGTGGCCAATACCATTGGCGTCCTGTACTCGTACTAACGCAGTGGATAAAAACACCATTGTTTCTCGAGGTTTGGCTATCGGATTGGGCAATATCGTGCTATCGTAAGAGCAAGAAGGAAGTGGTTCATTAGATTCAGACGGATAAACCGACGACGAGAGAGAGGGGCTATTAACGACGCGCGAATGCGGAAACGATACAACTACCGACGACGACCCATTTGCCTGTGGTGAGTTATGTGAGTGCACCACCGATGGTGCTACCGATCTCGGAAACAAGTTTCCCGCATGTGGGACGATGTTATCTGCTGAACCAACTGCTATGCAAGTAGTGGATGTAGAAGCCTCTTCGTCTACTACGCTCGGAACGGATGTAACGGGAGGAAGGTGTAGTAAGCTGTGGTGTCTCTTCGCACAGGTCCGATACAAGCTACTGCGACAGTCTTTAGCCAAATGACCTCCACGCAGACAGTTAATGCAAAGTTGATGCTTCTTGACAAAGTCCAATCGAGTTTTCGGAGATAGATTCAAAAATGACTCACACTGAGAGATTGCGTGAGGCGTGATTGCGTGAGTTGGGACACTTTACCACACGCTCAGAAACAACGTGAGAGGAAGATTTGCCACGGTTGGGCTTGATGGAACTTGTCACTGGTTGACTTAAGTTTGGCTTACACATCTGAAGTGTGCGTGACCGTTTCAAAATGAAGCTCAACAGGTCTTTATACTGTGGGACGGCATTTTCGTCACACTGTCCTTCCCATTCCATCAACGATTTATCGTCGAGCAAACTACTCAATCGCTCCACTTCGAATGAATTCCAATGCGCTTCGGGCGCTTCCAATTTGTCTAAAATGCTCACATGTCGATTAAACTCATCAGCCAACTCGGCGAGGGCTGAAGCTGATTCCCTTTTTACGTTGGGAGCCTTCAAAATCGCTGACATATGCTGCTTCACGAGAACATTTCTGTTTTCATACCGGTCGCAGATCGTTTTCCATACGACGGGGTAATTATCTGCAGTGATCGCCAACGACGAGATCAAACGAGATGCTTCACCTTGCAATGAGCTGCGCAAGTAGTGAAGCTTCTGAACTGACGACAATTGTGTATTGGTGTGCACCAGAGATTTAAACAAATCACGGAACTCGACCCATTCATCCGATTTGCCTCCGAATTCAGGGATTTTTATTTCTGGAAGCTTCACTGAAATGGATTGGGTAGTATGTGGTACACTTCGAGATGGTGGAGGTAGATCGGGAGAAGATGGGTGTGCAGCAGCAGGGCGCGGTAGCTTGCTAACCAAAGATGCTTTCAGCTCAAAGTATAAATTTTGAAACTCCTGACGAGTCTCCGAGAACCCGTCCTCCTGATCCTCTAACGCTTCAATATCATCCTCCGTGTCCTCGAATTTATCCCACAAATGATCTAACCTTTCAATACGAATCGGTACTTGATTAACTTGAGTAGCCTCGAACGTTTCATTGAACTTCTGGATAAGTAAAGCAGACCCAAGTAAGTTCTCCCGTTTACGATGCAGATTTTTCAGTTGAACAGACTTCCGAATACATGATTTTTTGTTCGAACTCATCTTCATATAGTGTAGATTGAGAGTACCCACCAATTTCGATGCCTCACTTACGAAGTCCACGTGGTGATCGTAACCTCAACTTACGAAACAGGTTCAGATCCAGCGAACCTTCCGGAGTTTTTCTTCCTGGTGACTTGCAGAGCACGTGCGACGAGAGATTTGGAGCAGCCTATCGGCCAACGAGAGTGACGAGATCCAACGTGCGATTTCACCGACGGCTGAAGATCCGGAACGATATGCTTTTTCGAACGACGAGTGGGAATTCCTCCCGGGTTTCGGCACCATATGTTGACAGCATGCGACGAGAGTTGAGGTTGAAGTAGCTTCCCAGAAGCTCGAGCGAAAAAATGTTGTTCAACTAGGCAAGAAACTGTACGCGGGAACTCCGACAAGGAAAACGTGGTTGTAAAACCTTCGGAAAACTGAAGAAATTCGATTTTGGTATATCCTGCTGCTACGATAGTTTTATTCAGactttataatttataattgtTATTTGCATATGTATGCGTGCAAACAGTGATAGGAAGTAGATTGACGTGAACTATTACGTTACGTTGATGGATTACGTTTTATAGCAAACAAATTTCCTACACTACAATTAATTCTACGACAAATTCATTTAGGATACAATTCATTTTAGGTATTTTATAATTTCAAACTAGGATAATAAATTTCTGCCCTCAACAATATCTTTTGCTTTGCCCTCTATTTTGTTTATGACAGCGGTCACGAAAATGTTGTATTGATTCAACGGGACCAAGTCTTTAAAAACACCCAAGGTGTACTCGGCGGTGGAAAGCCACCCTGAGAGTTGTTTGCGATTCCCATCGAACCGTGGTATTGATTTGATCGGATCGGGAATCTTAAAAAGCTGATCGACATTTACTGCGTTGCATATGGTTTGTTGCACTGAAGACGTGCTCGCATTACCCAGCGACAAAGCATCGAGTAAGCGTTGCTGCTGATTTTGCTGCTCTCGCATGCTATTCAGCACTTGCGTTAGCTCTGTAATTTGGGCTGTCAGTTGTTCCATATTGTCGCTTATAGATAAATTTTCTACAGCTGGAACCTCGCTCACAGGAATGTGTGAAAAATCCCCTGAGTCGATACTTTGTGTATCCGAGTCGGAGCTACTATCAGCGATTTCTAATTCAGCCGATTTCAGTGCTCGCCTTACTCTTCTCAGTGCGTTAAACTTTGGCATCTAATTTGGATAACCAGTCTGCCGCACTTGGGGTTATAAAAAGGAAAAGAACacgaaggagaaaaaaaatcgcctaTCTGGTAGTGCGAAATTTTCTAGAAGCACACTAAAAAGTGTTGGTTCGCTTCTCTACTCAGAAAGCCTATCTGGTAGCACTTTACTGAGGACGTAAGAAATTCTGTTTACCTAGCACTTATTACCCGCTCTCCGATGCGTCTATCTGGTAGTGCGCTTTCAGTTTGTGTTAATTCGCAATAAGTCGTTGGAATAACAGAAAATTACTCACGGTTTGTACAGTCGTGTTGTAGCGTGGTCGGGCTGACG from Toxorhynchites rutilus septentrionalis strain SRP chromosome 3, ASM2978413v1, whole genome shotgun sequence encodes:
- the LOC129774584 gene encoding uncharacterized protein LOC129774584 — protein: MSSNKKSCIRKSVQLKNLHRKRENLLGSALLIQKFNETFEATQVNQVPIRIERLDHLWDKFEDTEDDIEALEDQEDGFSETRQEFQNLYFELKASLVSKLPRPAAAHPSSPDLPPPSRSVPHTTQSISVKLPEIKIPEFGGKSDEWVEFRDLFKSLVHTNTQLSSVQKLHYLRSSLQGEASRLISSLAITADNYPVVWKTICDRYENRNVLVKQHMSAILKAPNVKRESASALAELADEFNRHVSILDKLEAPEAHWNSFEVERLSSLLDDKSLMEWEGQCDENAVPQYKDLLSFILKRSRTLQMCKPNLSQPVTSSIKPNRGKSSSHVVSERVCESFLNLSPKTRLDFVKKHQLCINCLRGGHLAKDCRSSLYRTCAKRHHSLLHLPPVTSVPSVVDEEASTSTTCIAVGSADNIVPHAGNLFPRSVAPSVVHSHNSPQANGSSSVVVSFPHSRVVNSPSLSSSVYPSESNEPLPSCSYDSTILPNPIAKPRETMVFLSTALVRVQDANGIGHYARALLDSGSQSNFISESLCQKLGLKRTRINIPVSGIGQATVSVRYSVQVALASRFGKFVQDIDCLVLPKLTVSLPSCHVDISRWNIPRNLPLADPKFNISHGVDLIVGAELFFMLIESHQMILADNYPTLQKTLLGYVVCGKYSTNMVKTVACHVATEADINVQLEKMWEVENFDVGKSLTPAEQDVENHFLQTVSRDTDGRYIVRLPFRESMAPLLGDAFDQAVRRLLLMEKRFVRDKDLQDAYVKFMDEYERLGHMEVGSRDAGPQYFLPHHAVHRPESSTTKTRIVYDASCKGTGALSLNDVLHTGPTVQPPLLSTVLNFRMPQYVFTADAEKMFRQMWVHPEDRRYLKIVWRRDPSLPLQVYQLKTVTYGLACSPYQAARVLIKLAEDEGQNYPLAVEIVRSRFYVDDVLAGSDSLEEATEICRQLRELLDLGGFSLRKWSSNNQAVLRHVPTDLWESAPQMELCRSTVTALGLLWSPQSDCFGFKVPQLADLRIVTKRIVVSETAQLFDPCATYLDESP